The following are encoded together in the Panicum virgatum strain AP13 chromosome 6K, P.virgatum_v5, whole genome shotgun sequence genome:
- the LOC120713299 gene encoding putative disease resistance protein RGA1 — protein sequence MASIEGAAVSAILKILANKLAPSMLKQYSSIVGVTMDLQDLKGRFEDISSWLEKAGCKTTDNDQFFIRKLKHVAYDVDDIVDEFHLEAEKHEAEVANNIVSKCLCTKPKSYLFQFKAALKIKAIKNRFDAIVKQRTDFSAIVNSLPEGHPVPHMNRTAKATPTVPNVAMASIICGREREKQEIISKLVDKNNQQIIKIVSIIGLGGSGKTALSNLVFGDGNTVKDHFEVRIWVHVPQEFDVQQLMMKMFEAITYQKSEHHSIQNIIQTIADTLTGKRYLLVLDDVWTVDRSQWEDFMLYIKRGAPGSSILLTSRNRNVAEAVESTDLSKLSSLSKDDSWTVFTQIIGEDIKGLDSELLEVGREIVNKCGGVPLAIKVLANVLRGKTRIEQWKAVRDSNPLDAEDKEHRLVELPKEINNLEKLQVLNLENRGELVNLPEGTSKLEKLQVLNLEGCRKLVELPDGIVKFERLQFAGISELANVGRNSEGLIIRGISHVLEKDDAHKASLKEKTNLQRLKLEWKMRQKGEVNTEFFFNEKVDTMLEEAVLDGLEPPAGIKELEICGYSGEKYAWWMQNQVVGTEVKGQACFQFLRAMKLSDFQGLKHLQGLVELPCLEELELHKMPSLESISCGPFPSLVKLLMDGLPRLEEVWLVAERTMSDGEEGGNCSNCAPHSG from the exons ATGGCCAGTATCGAAGGTGCTGCTGTGTctgcaattttgaaaattttggcaaaCAAGTTAGCTCCATCGATGTTGAAGCAGTACAGCTCTATAGTGGGTGTGACAATGGATCTCCAGGATCTCAAGGGTCGATTTGAGGATATCAGCTCCTGGCTAGAAAAAGCAGGATGTAAAACAACGGATAATGATCAATTTTTCATCAGAAAATTGAAACACGTCGCATACGacgttgatgatattgttgatGAGTTCCATCTAGAGGCTGAGAAGCATGAAGCTGAAGTTGCCAACAATATTGTGTCAAAATGTCTCTGCACAAAACCAAAATCATATCTGTTTCAATTCAAGGCTGCCCTCAAGATCAAGGCTATAAAGAATAGATTTGATGCAATAGTGAAGCAAAGAACTGACTTCAGTGCAATAGTAAACAGTTTGCCGGAAGGTCATCCTGTTCCACACATGAACAGGACTGCCAAGGCAACTCCAACAGTGCCAAATGTTGCTATGGCATCAATAATATGTGGAAGAGAGCGAGAAAAGCAGGAAATAATATCTAAACTGGTGGACAAAAATAACCAACAGATAATCAAGATAGTCTCCATAATTGGGCTTGGTGGCTCTGGGAAAACTGCCTTGTCTAACCTAGTTTTCGGTGATGGTAACACCGTAAAGGATCATTTTGAAGTAAGAATATGGGTTCATGTGCCCCAAGAATTTGATGTCCAACAGCTTATGATGAAGATGTTTGAAGCCATTACTTATCAGAAATCTGAACATCATTCTATACAGAACATAATTCAAACTATAGCAGATACGTTGACTGGAAAGAGGTATTTGCTTGTATTAGATGATGTCTGGACTGTGGACCGAAGTCAATGGGAAGATTTTATGTTATATATAAAGAGAGGAGCACCTGGAAGTAGTATTTTGTTGACAAGTCGCAATAGAAATgttgcagaagcagtggaatcAACAGATCTGTCGAAGTTGTCGTCCTTGTCTAAGGATGATAGCTGGACAGTGTTCACTCAGATCATTGGTGAGGACATAAAAGGTTTGGACTCTGAATTATTGGAAGTTGGGAGAGAGATTGTGAATAAATGTGGTGGGGTGCCACTTGCAATTAAAGTTCTTGCAAATGTCCTTCGTGGCAAGACACGTATAGAACAATGGAAGGCCGTGAGAGACAGTAATCCACTAGATGCTGAGGATAAAGAGCATAGA CTAGTAGAGCTACCTAAAGAAATTAACAACTTGGAGAAGCTTCAAGTTTTGAACTTGGAAAATCGTGGGGAACTGGTAAATCTACCTGAAGGCACTAGCAAGTTGGAGAAGCTTCAAGTTTTGAACCTCGAAGGCTGTAGGAAGCTAGTAGAGCTGCCTGATGGCATTGTCAAGTTTGAGAGGCTTCAA TTTGCTGGAATATCAGAGCTCGCAAATGTAGGTAGGAATAGTGAAGGTCTAATTATCAGAGGTATTTCACATGTGTTGGAGAAAGATGATGCACATAAGGCAAGCTTGAAAGAGAAGACAAATTTACAGAGGTTGAAGCTAGAATGGAAGATGCGTCAGAAAGGTGAGGTGAACACTGAGTTTTTCTTTAATGAAAAGGTGGACACTATGTTGGAGGAGGCTGTACTTGATGGCCTAGAACCGCCAGCTGGGATTAAAGAGCTAGAAATTTGTGGGTACTCAGGCGAGAAATATGCATGGTGGATGCAGAATCAGGTTGTTGGTACTGAAGTAAAGGGGCAAGCTTGCTTCCAATTTTTGAGGGCGATGAAGCTATCTGATTTCCAAGGATTGAAGCATCTACAAGGGCTTGTGGAACTTCCTTGTCTGGAGGAGCTTGAGCTGCACAAGATGCCTTCTCTTGAGAGCATAAGCTGTGGCCCATTTCCTTCACTGGTGAAGTTATTAATGGATGGTCTACCTAGATTGGAAGAAGTGTGGTTGGTAGCAGAGAGGACCATGTCTGATGGAGAAGAGGGAGGAAACTGCAGCAATTGTGCACCTCACTCGGGATAG
- the LOC120713300 gene encoding agmatine coumaroyltransferase-2-like, which yields MKITVLSSKAVKPDYGGGDTPAAAAFVPLTVFDLISFDDYMFGIHAFHPPSPPAAALEAGLARALAEYREWAGRLHAEAATGRRGILLNDAGARLVEAAAADGATLASVMPPQPTPEVRRLHPSGGDGAGELMLVQVTRFACGSLVVGHAMHHAVGDGFAISRFLVAWGQATRGVAIDPVPVHDRTSFFAPRDPPRVEFEHRGAEFKVPREKRKDDDARRSIGGGAGSGGDEVVVRHVRFSREFISELKSRASASSGAPRPYSTAQCLAAHLWRCVTRARGLGGGGGGRRATALHLAVNGRARMSRPPVPEAYTGNLVLWAHPATTARDLLAGALGRAAELVRAAAARVDDAYFRSFIDFASSGAVEEEGLVPPLADPEAAALGADVAVYCLLRVPFYDVDFGGGRQFFYTPGYYPAEGVVYILPPAPLGDGSVEAHVSLFSRAMETFEACCLSIEHHEALLDQ from the coding sequence ATGAAGATCACCGTGCTGTCGTCCAAGGCCGTCAAGCCCgactacggcggcggcgacactccggccgccgccgccttcgtccCGCTCACCGTGTTCGACCTCATCAGCTTCGACGACTACATGTTCGGCATCCACGCCTtccacccgccgtcgccgcccgccgccgccctcgaggCCGGGCTCGCCCGGGCGCTGGCCGAGTACCGCGAGTGGGCCGGCCGGCTGCACGCGGaggccgccaccggccgccgcggcatCCTGCTCAACGACGCGGGCGCCCGGCtcgtcgaggcggcggcggccgacggcgccACGCTCGCCAGCGTCATGCCGCCGCAGCCCACGCCCGAGGTCCGGCGCCTGCAcccgagcggcggcgacggcgctgggGAGCTCATGCTGGTCCAGGTGACGAGGTTCGCGTGCGGCTCCCTCGTCGTGGGCCACGCAATGCACCACGCCGTCGGCGACGGGTTCGCCATCAGCCGGTTCCTGGTCGCGTGGGGCCAGGCCACCCGCGGCGTCGCCATCGACCCCGTCCCGGTGCACGACAGGACGTCCTTCTTCGCGCCCCGCGACCCGCCGCGGGTCGAGTTCGAGCACCGCGGCGCCGAGTTCAAGGTTCcacgcgagaagaggaaggacgaCGACGCGCGCCGAAGCATCGGCGGCggtgccggcagcggcggcgacgaggtggTGGTCCGGCACGTGCGCTTCAGCCGCGAGTTCATCTCGGAGCTCAAGTCCCGGGCGTCCGCGTCCTCTGGCGCGCCCCGCCCCTACAGCACGGCGCAGTGCCTGGCGGCGCACCTCTGGCGGTGCGTGACGAGGGCgcggggcctcggcggcggcggcggcggccgccgcgccacggcCCTGCACCTCGCCGTGAACGGGCGGGCGCGGATGAGCCGCCCGCCGGTGCCGGAGGCGTACACGGGCAACCTCGTGCTCTGGGCGCACCCGGCCACCACGGCGCGGGACCTGCTGGCGGGCGCCCTGGGGCGCGCCGCGGAGCTCgtccgcgcggcggccgcccgcGTCGACGACGCCTACTTCCGGTCGTTCATCGACTTCGCGAGCTCCGGggccgtggaggaggaggggctcgTGCCGCCGCTGGCCGACCCGGAGGCCGCGGCGCTGGGCGCCGACGTCGCGGTGTACTGCCTGCTGCGGGTGCCGTTCTACGACGTGGacttcggcggcggccggcagttCTTCTACACGCCGGGGTACTACCCGGCGGAGGGCGTCGTCTACATCCTGCCGCCGGCCCCGCTGGGCGACGGGAGCGTGGAAGCGCACGTGTCTCTCTTCAGCCGCGCCATGGAGACCTTCGAGGCCTGCTGCCTCTCGATTGAGCACCACGAAGCACTTCTTGATCAGTAA